In one Lolium rigidum isolate FL_2022 chromosome 3, APGP_CSIRO_Lrig_0.1, whole genome shotgun sequence genomic region, the following are encoded:
- the LOC124695575 gene encoding probable LRR receptor-like serine/threonine-protein kinase IRK codes for MRPLLLLLLLLAHLVFPAAAKNGGTASVAALNDDVLGLIVFKADVVDPEGRLATWSEDDERACAWAGVTCDPRTGRVSDLNLAGFGLSGRLGRGLLRLESLQSLSLAANNFSGDVPADLARLPGLQQLDLARNAFSGAIPEGFFAECHALRDVSLAHNAFSGDVPDVGACGTLASLNLSSNRLTGALPSDIWSLNALRTLDLSSNAITGELPVGVSKMFNLRELNLRSNGLTGTLPDDIGDCPLLRSVDLGSNSLSGDLPESLRRLSTCANLELSSNALTGNVPTWVGEMASLEVLDLSGNKFSGEIPGSIVGGCRSLVHVDVSWNSLTGSLPSWVFASGVQWVSVSDNTFSGELAVPVNASSVIQGVDLSSNSFSGHIPSEISKLLTLQSLNMSCNSLSGSVPASIVEMKSLEVLDLSANKLTGSIPSTVGGKSLKVLRLGKNSLTGEIPAQIGDCSALTSLDLSHNSLTGDIPATLANLTNLQTADFSRNKLTGGLPKQLSNLAHLIGFNVSHNQLSGDLPPGSFFDTISFSSVSDNPGLCGAKLNSSCPGVLPKPIVLNPETSSDDPLGQKEPVPGGLHHKKTILSISALVAIGAAVLIAVGIITITVLNLQVRAPASHSAAELELSDGYLSQSPTTDVKSGKLVMFGGGNPEFSASTHALLNKDCELGRGGFGTVYKTTLRDGQPVAIKKLTVSSLVKSQDEFEREVKMLGKLRHRNLVALKGYYWTPSLQLLIYEFVSGGNLHKQLHEPSSVNYLSWKERFDIVLGIARSLAHLHRHDVIHYNLKSSNIMIDGSGEAKVGDYGLAKLLPMLDRYVLSSKVQSALGYMAPEFTCRTVKITEKCDVYGFGILVLEVMSGRPPVEYMEDDVIVLCDVVRAALDEGKVEECVDERLCGKFPLEEAVPIMKLGLVCTSQVPSNRPDMSEVVNILELIRCPQDSPEEELG; via the exons ATGCGGcctctcctgctgctgctgcttctcctCGCCCACCTCGTCTTCCCGGCGGCGGCCAAGAACGGCGGCACGGCCTCAGTGGCGGCGCTGAACGACGACGTGCTAGGCCTAATCGTCTTCAAGGCGGACGTGGTGGACCCGGAGGGCCGGCTCGCGACGTGGAGCGAGGACGACGAGCGGGCCTGCGCGTGGGCGGGCGTCACCTGCGACCCCCGCACCGGCCGCGTCTCCGACCTGAACCTCGCCGGCTTCGGCCTCTCCGGCAGGCTCGGCCGCGGCCTTCTCCGCCTCGAGTCGCTCCAgtcgctctccctcgccgccaacAACTTCTCCGGCGACGTCCCCGCCGACCTCGCGCGCCTCCCGGGCCTGCAGCAGCTCGACCTCGCCCGCAacgccttctccggcgccatcccGGAAGGGTTCTTCGCCGAGTGCCACGCCCTCCGCGACGTCTCCCTCGCCCACAACGCCTTCTCCGGGGACGTCCCGGACGTGGGCGCCTGCGGCACGCTCGCGTCCCTCAACCTCTCCTCCAACCGCCTCACCGGCGCGCTGCCCAGCGACATCTGGTCCCTCAACGCGCTGCGGACGCTCGACCTCTCCAGCAACGCCATCACCGGCGAGCTGCCTGTCGGCGTCAGCAAGATGTTCAACCTGCGGGAGCTCAACCTGCGAAGCAACGGCCTCACCGGCACCCTCCCGGATGACATCGGGGACTGCCCGCTGCTCAGGTCAGTGGACCTGGGGTCCAACTCGCTGTCCGGCGACTTGCCGGAGTCCCTGCGCAGGCTCTCCACTTGCGCAAACCTTGAGCTGAGCTCAAATGCGCTCACCGGGAATGTTCCAACCTGGGTTGGAGAAATGGCGAGCTTGGAGGTACTGGATTTGTCGGGGAACAAGTTCTCCGGGGAGATCCCGGGCTCTATTG TTGGTGGATGTAGAAGCCTGGTGCACGTCGACGTCAGCTGGAATTCCCTCACGGGCAGCCTGCCGTCCTGGGTCTTCGCATCCGGCGTGCAATGGGTGTCGGTGTCCGACAACACATTCAGCGGTGAGCTAGCGGTGCCTGTGAATGCATCTTCTGTGATCCAAGGCGTGGACCTGTCAAGCAATTCGTTTTCAGGACACATCCCTTCGGAAATCTCAAAACTGCTGACCTTGCAGTCGTTGAACATGTCTTGCAACTCACTGTCTGGCAGTGTTCCAGCCAGCATTGTGGAGATGAAGTCACTGGAGGTGCTTGATTTGAGTGCCAATAAGCTTACTGGGAGTATTCCGTCCACCGTTGGAGGGAAGTCGTTGAAAGTGCTGAGGCTTGGGAAGAACTCTCTCACTGGTGAAATCCCAGCCCAGATTGGAGATTGCTCAGCCCTCACATCACT GGATCTATCACATAACAGTCTAACTGGAGATATTCCAGCAACATTAGCCAATCTCACCAACCTTCAGACCGCTGATTTTTCTAGGAACAAACTCACTGGTGGTCTGCCAAAGCAACTCTCCAACCTTGCCCATCTCATCGGCTTCAATGTTTCACATAACCAGCTCTCTGGGGATCTGCCTCCTGGTAGTTTTTTTGACACTATCTCCTTCTCATCAGTGTCTGACAATCCTGGCCTTTGCGGTGCAAAGCTCAACTCTTCTTGTCCTGGCGTGTTACCAAAACCAATTGTATTGAATCCTGAAACTTCTTCCGATGATCCGCTCGGACAGAAAGAGCCTGTTCCTGGGGGGCTCCATCACAAGAAAACCATACTGAGCATATCAGCCCTTGTTGCAATTGGTGCTGCTGTTCTCATTGCTGTTGGCATCATAACCATTACTGTCCTTAACCTTCAAGTTCGTGCACCGGCTTCTCATTCTGCTGCCGAGCTAGAACTCTCAGATGGATATCTTAGCCAGTCACCCACAACTGATGTGAAATCAGGCAAGCTTGTAATGTTTGGAGGAGGTAATCCAGAATTCAGCGCAAGTACCCATGCTCTCCTGAACAAGGACTGTGAGCTTGGCCGTGGTGGTTTTGGCACCGTCTACAAGACCACTCTCCGAGATGGCCAGCCTGTTGCCATCAAGAAACTGACTGTGTCAAGCTTGGTGAAATCTCAAgatgaatttgagagagaagtcaAGATGCTGGGCAAGCTACGCCACCGTAACCTTGTTGCCCTCAAGGGCTATTACTGGACACCATCTCTTCAGCTTCTTATCTATGAGTTTGTCTCTGGTGGTAACTTGCATAAACAACTGCATGAGCCATCTTCTGTAAACTATCTCTCATGGAAGGAAAGATTTGATATCGTTCTTGGTATAGCAAGAAGCCTGGCTCACCTCCACCGTCATGACGTTATCCACTACAATCTGAAGTCAAGCAACATTATGATCGATGGATCAGGCGAGGCCAAGGTTGGGGACTACGGATTGGCAAAGCTACTGCCTATGTTGGATCGGTATGTTCTGAGCAGCAAGGTACAGAGTGCACTTGGTTACATGGCACCAGAGTTCACATGCAGAACTGTGAAGATAACTGAGAAATGTGATGTGTATGGATTTGGGATTCTTGTCCTCGAGGTCATGTCAGGCAGGCCACCAGTGGAGTACATGGAAGATGATGTTATTGTGCTGTGTGATGTGGTGAGGGCTGCTTTGGATGAAGGCAAGGTGGAAGAGTGCGTCGATGAGAGGCTCTGTGGAAAATTCCCTCTGGAGGAGGCTGTTCCTATCATGAAGCTTGGCTTGGTCTGTACCTCCCAGGTTCCTTCCAATAGGCCAGACATGAGTGAGGTGGTGAACATATTGGAGTTGATCAGATGCCCTCAGGACAGCCCAGAAGAAGAATTAGGTTAA